GTAGGAATGCGTCAGCGTGTACAGATACAAACAGATCCGCGTTCAATTTACGAGCCTTGGCAACGCGCCCAGCCAGGGGAATGAACACGTCTTCGTCACGCGTCAAGACAACTCGGACGTTTTGTTGCTTTTCCAGCGTTTCCTTGAGTTTTTTCGCGATCGACAGCACGATATCCTTTTCGCGAGTGCCGCTGGCGCCAATCGCCCCAGGGTCTTCGCCGCCGTGGCCAGGGTCGATCACGATGGTGATCAGCCGATCGACCGCCAGTTTGCGGCGGTCAACCTCATCGTCTTCCTTCTCTTTGCCGCGTTTGCCAGGCTTTTCAGTCTGTGCCGTCTCGGTGTGCCCATCTTTTTCCGGCAGTGTTGGCTTGTCAGCCTTGTCATCCCGGGCTGCCTTGGTCGGCTCGTCCTTGGGTTTGCTTTCCATGCCGCCCAGCAATGTTTCCGCACTGCCTGGCGAATACAGATCAATCACCAGCCGATGCTGGTATTCGCCAACTGGCTGAATGGTGAACACCTGTGGGCGGACTTCGGTTTTGAGATCCAATACCAGCCGCACCACGCCGGGCTTGAAACGCCCCGCGCGCAGTCGTTGGATAAAGGGGTCATCCGGCCCGACCTTGTCTGCCAGGCTTTCCAGCGCCTTCGAGAGATCGACCCCCTCGATGTCCACCACCAGCCGCTCTGGGTTCTTGATCGAGAGGGTCTTGAAAGTCAAGGCCTCTGTGGATTCAAGTGTGACGCGGGTATAGTCGGTGGCGGGCCAGACGCGCACTGCTGCAATCACCGGCTGGCCTTCAGCCTGGCCAATGCGTGTCAGTGTCAGAAAAAGCGCAGCCGCGCCAGCTTTCAAAAACCGGCGGCGCGACTCAGCGGGAGTCAGTTCGGTGGGGTAAATCGGCTCAGGCATTGGTGACCACGTTCAGTAAGCGCATCGATCCGGATGTGCCGACCCGTATCGGCCAAATCCAGGTAAATAGCCAGATCGGGAGTGGGTAATAGGCCGCTGGCTTTGTCTGGCCATTCC
This portion of the Chitinivorax tropicus genome encodes:
- a CDS encoding N-acetylmuramoyl-L-alanine amidase translates to MPEPIYPTELTPAESRRRFLKAGAAALFLTLTRIGQAEGQPVIAAVRVWPATDYTRVTLESTEALTFKTLSIKNPERLVVDIEGVDLSKALESLADKVGPDDPFIQRLRAGRFKPGVVRLVLDLKTEVRPQVFTIQPVGEYQHRLVIDLYSPGSAETLLGGMESKPKDEPTKAARDDKADKPTLPEKDGHTETAQTEKPGKRGKEKEDDEVDRRKLAVDRLITIVIDPGHGGEDPGAIGASGTREKDIVLSIAKKLKETLEKQQNVRVVLTRDEDVFIPLAGRVAKARKLNADLFVSVHADAFLRPEARGSSVFALSEKGATSTAAKWLAKKENDADLIGGVKLVNVKDPYLAHTLFDLTQTATISDSLRVGKSVLAELSGINKLHKEAVEQAGFAVLKAPDIPSILVETAFISNPEEERRLKDEDYQYKMAKAISNGIRRYFAKNPPLARTRIA